In Fusobacterium periodonticum ATCC 33693, the following are encoded in one genomic region:
- the rplS gene encoding 50S ribosomal protein L19, giving the protein MKEKLIELVEKQYLRTDIPQFKAGDTIGVYYKVKEGNKERVQLFEGVVIRVNGGGVAKTFTVRKVTAGIGVERIIPVNSPNIDRIEVLKVGRVRRSKLYYLRGLSAKKARIKEIVK; this is encoded by the coding sequence ATGAAAGAAAAATTAATCGAACTAGTGGAAAAACAATATTTAAGAACTGATATTCCACAATTCAAAGCTGGAGACACTATTGGAGTGTACTACAAAGTAAAAGAAGGAAACAAAGAAAGAGTTCAATTATTTGAAGGAGTTGTAATCAGAGTAAATGGTGGAGGAGTTGCAAAAACTTTCACTGTAAGAAAAGTTACAGCAGGAATTGGAGTAGAAAGAATAATCCCTGTAAATTCTCCAAATATTGACAGAATCGAAGTTCTAAAAGTAGGAAGAGTAAGAAGATCTAAACTTTACTACTTAAGAGGATTATCTGCTAAGAAAGCAAGAATCAAAGAAATAGTAAAATAA
- a CDS encoding glutamate racemase translates to MNKAIAVFDAGLGSYAIVEAIKKAYPQQDILYFADRKSFPYGTKTTEELRDIIENSIDFLLEKGAAFIVLASNAPSITVLDKIKNKDNVIGIYPPLKDVIKDKKKNTLIIGAKVMIDSPELQEYIKKEVGDFYKQFHVENASPLIQLIESGDFINNVEETEKIIKNFIDNCENKFGKLDSITLSSTHLPWLSSYFQKIIPEAKLYDPSDDLVKAIKNHISEGEGKIHSIISESEKYPANEFLKILDILKIKLDYEII, encoded by the coding sequence ATGAATAAAGCTATTGCTGTTTTTGATGCTGGACTTGGAAGTTATGCTATTGTAGAGGCAATTAAAAAAGCTTATCCACAACAAGATATTCTTTATTTTGCTGATAGAAAAAGTTTCCCCTATGGTACTAAAACTACTGAGGAATTAAGAGATATTATTGAGAATTCTATTGATTTTCTTTTAGAAAAAGGTGCTGCTTTTATTGTGCTTGCTTCGAATGCACCAAGTATAACTGTTCTTGATAAAATAAAAAATAAAGATAATGTCATAGGAATCTATCCCCCACTTAAAGATGTTATAAAAGATAAAAAGAAAAATACTCTTATCATTGGTGCTAAAGTGATGATTGATAGTCCTGAATTGCAAGAATATATAAAAAAAGAAGTTGGAGATTTTTATAAACAATTTCATGTAGAAAATGCTTCACCTTTAATTCAACTTATTGAAAGTGGAGATTTTATAAATAATGTAGAAGAAACAGAAAAGATCATAAAAAATTTTATTGATAACTGTGAGAACAAATTTGGTAAATTAGATTCAATAACTTTAAGTAGTACTCATTTGCCTTGGTTATCTTCATACTTTCAAAAAATAATACCTGAAGCTAAATTGTATGATCCATCTGATGATTTAGTAAAAGCTATTAAAAATCACATAAGTGAAGGTGAAGGTAAAATACATTCTATTATTTCAGAATCTGAAAAATATCCTGCTAATGAATTTTTAAAAATTTTAGATATTTTAAAAATAAAACTTGATTATGAAATTATTTAA
- a CDS encoding sigma-54 interaction domain-containing protein, whose amino-acid sequence MQTINNEIGENFSCCKKSKYSFDDIIGECPKIKRTIDLAKRATESDATVFIYGETGTGKELLSQAIHYGSPRKDKSFIAINCATLPETLFESILFGTEKGGFTGATNKMGLFEQANGGTLLLDEINSIPIELQAKLLRVLQEKTVRRIGGVKDIPVDVRIISTTNENPKDIIKNGKMRLDLYYRLNLIYLELSPLREREGDILLLSQKFLNYYNRRLNKNIKGLDKEVEKVFMQYLWPGNIRELENVIQSSMILTNEDFLTKEFLNINWDENFFKKKEKKEEKEFFIKVAPDPDIEIDVNIDENDPNLLNNLMAKMEEKYIREAVDSYPYNLSKAAAYLGISRQALQYKMKKYNIK is encoded by the coding sequence TTGCAAACTATAAATAATGAAATAGGTGAAAATTTTTCTTGTTGTAAAAAAAGCAAATATAGTTTTGACGATATAATAGGTGAGTGTCCTAAAATAAAAAGAACTATAGACTTAGCTAAAAGAGCAACTGAAAGTGATGCTACTGTTTTTATCTATGGAGAAACTGGAACAGGTAAAGAACTTTTGAGTCAAGCTATTCATTATGGAAGTCCAAGAAAAGATAAGTCTTTTATAGCAATAAACTGTGCTACTTTACCAGAAACTTTATTTGAAAGTATATTATTTGGAACAGAAAAAGGTGGTTTCACTGGAGCTACAAATAAAATGGGACTATTTGAACAAGCAAATGGTGGTACACTACTTCTTGATGAAATAAATTCTATTCCTATAGAATTACAAGCTAAACTTTTAAGAGTTCTACAAGAAAAAACTGTTAGAAGAATTGGCGGAGTAAAAGATATTCCTGTTGACGTAAGAATAATTTCAACTACTAATGAAAATCCAAAAGATATTATAAAAAATGGAAAAATGAGATTAGATTTGTATTATAGATTAAATTTAATTTATTTAGAACTTTCTCCATTAAGGGAAAGAGAAGGAGATATATTACTTCTTAGCCAAAAATTTTTAAATTATTATAATAGAAGGCTCAATAAAAATATAAAAGGTCTAGATAAAGAAGTTGAAAAAGTTTTTATGCAATATCTTTGGCCTGGTAACATTAGGGAACTAGAAAATGTTATACAGTCTAGTATGATTTTAACAAATGAAGATTTTTTAACAAAAGAATTTTTAAATATAAATTGGGATGAAAATTTCTTTAAGAAAAAAGAAAAAAAAGAAGAAAAAGAATTTTTTATCAAGGTAGCTCCTGATCCTGATATCGAAATTGATGTCAATATTGATGAAAATGATCCTAATTTATTAAATAATCTTATGGCAAAAATGGAAGAGAAATATATAAGAGAAGCTGTTGATAGCTATCCATATAATTTAAGTAAAGCTGCTGCTTATCTTGGTATAAGTCGTCAAGCACTTCAATATAAAATGAAAAAATATAATATCAAATAA